A single region of the Gracilibacillus caseinilyticus genome encodes:
- a CDS encoding amidohydrolase/deacetylase family metallohydrolase: protein MNTSYVLQNLQLTDGQHVDIVINNRQISEITTAGKGIARHKYDYSGCFVSSGWIDLHVHAHNVMHPYGDEIDAIGIQQGVTTIVDAGSCGADHISDLFLEKTKAKTTLYAFLNVSKIGLTRIDELSNLNWLDQKALVHACNSHSEGIVGLKVRMSKSVVKDNGLKPLQLARQFSSVTSRPLMVHIGSAPPAIEEILHVLESGDIITHFLHGKQNNLLDQHNQPLPELQQAIEKGVLLDVGHGSASFSFRTTEVVKKAKIYPFSISTDIYRDNRRNGPVYSLAHVASKFLYLGYTLADVIDAITVQPARAIRKPHLATITIGEPANLTIFSLKKQKTVLTDANGEQRTTNEIIEPKGVVKDGELITC from the coding sequence ATGAATACTTCTTATGTTTTACAAAATCTGCAGCTTACGGATGGCCAGCATGTCGACATTGTCATTAATAATAGGCAGATTTCTGAGATTACCACAGCTGGTAAAGGGATAGCGAGACACAAATACGACTATTCCGGATGTTTCGTATCCAGCGGCTGGATTGACTTGCATGTTCACGCACATAACGTCATGCATCCTTACGGTGATGAGATTGACGCAATCGGTATCCAGCAAGGGGTTACCACGATTGTCGATGCAGGCAGCTGTGGCGCCGATCATATAAGCGATCTCTTCCTGGAAAAAACAAAAGCCAAAACGACACTTTATGCCTTTTTAAATGTATCGAAAATCGGGTTAACCAGGATCGATGAATTATCTAATTTAAATTGGCTTGATCAAAAAGCATTAGTGCACGCGTGCAACAGCCATTCAGAAGGAATTGTAGGGTTAAAAGTGAGAATGAGTAAAAGTGTCGTCAAGGATAATGGTCTAAAGCCATTACAACTTGCAAGACAATTCTCTTCTGTTACTTCCAGACCATTAATGGTACATATAGGATCAGCTCCACCGGCGATTGAAGAAATACTGCATGTACTCGAAAGCGGAGATATTATCACCCATTTTCTCCACGGAAAACAAAACAACCTCTTAGATCAGCACAATCAACCACTTCCAGAACTGCAGCAAGCCATCGAAAAAGGCGTCTTATTAGATGTCGGCCATGGCAGTGCCAGCTTTTCTTTTCGAACAACGGAAGTAGTAAAAAAAGCAAAAATCTATCCATTTTCTATCAGCACAGATATTTATCGTGACAATCGCAGAAATGGACCTGTATACAGTCTTGCTCATGTTGCCAGTAAATTTCTTTACCTTGGCTATACCTTAGCAGATGTAATCGATGCTATTACCGTGCAACCCGCCAGAGCGATTAGGAAACCTCATTTAGCAACAATTACGATTGGTGAACCAGCAAATCTCACCATATTCTCACTGAAGAAACAAAAGACCGTGTTGACCGACGCCAACGGTGAACAGCGAACAACCAACGAAATCATTGAACCAAAAGGAGTGGTAAAAGATGGCGAGCTCATTACATGCTAA
- a CDS encoding glycoside hydrolase family 18 protein → MSVRKNLPKGVKCWVFGAIGLLFFSIGLSLVTTVQTSAAEQDDEYRVVGYYTQWSTYGRDYQAVDIDASNLTHIVYAFADYCWEGAGNAANTQCEGIENGTVVSADPWADYQNKNVLGLEEGEEWNRDFHGNLGGLAKLKDENPGLKTLLSVGGWTFSKNFSNVAASEETRQRFAASAVEFMRTYEMDGVDIDWEYPVEGGLEGNVHRPEDKENHTLLLQAIRDELDKAEQEDGKQYELAIASSANPSYLEHNELDKIAEIVDFIDIMTYDFNGSWQKTSAHNAPLFADPQAKEAEVPSTEVFNVATAIQGHLDAGVPSDKLVMGMPFYGRSWGGCDADRDTHNGGYYQNCEGAGNGTWEAGVYDYDDIIKHKLTDNQYTAHWNDAAKVPYLYNEQTGEFISYDDKRSIAAKVAYVENLELGGAMIWELSADRESQLLGLIKNEFSNGTVPPAPTPPDDGTINSMDDLEINGEEYKYTNLEDKESVEFQASLIEEMPANAKLTIMYKDLVMSVPVSVLKTGQNITIQFGPVEGKIKDKQDHLISSLYDLQLLSGEDSITDFGENSVTLTFEVDAEQVDNWDELALYLLDETGKKTKENPVKYDKENATVSSEVAHFSIYGVFQNITEEDTTDGNENESGSDNDNDERDSPEENTDTEEEPTEAPDENANSADKVKEEKSEQGNQESPKQPDTNLENEEEGQYLPNTATNQYKFLLAGLLLVIAGGSVQFISPLRKR, encoded by the coding sequence TTGTCAGTAAGAAAGAATCTTCCGAAAGGTGTAAAATGTTGGGTATTTGGAGCAATTGGTCTTTTATTTTTCTCGATAGGCTTATCGTTAGTAACGACAGTACAGACGAGCGCAGCAGAGCAGGATGACGAATATAGAGTGGTCGGATATTATACGCAATGGTCGACGTATGGAAGAGATTATCAAGCGGTAGATATTGATGCAAGTAACCTTACGCATATTGTCTATGCATTTGCGGATTATTGCTGGGAAGGTGCGGGGAATGCGGCCAATACACAGTGTGAAGGTATTGAGAATGGTACAGTTGTTTCGGCCGATCCTTGGGCAGATTATCAAAATAAGAATGTGTTAGGGTTAGAAGAAGGAGAGGAATGGAATAGAGATTTTCACGGTAATTTAGGCGGTCTAGCCAAACTGAAAGATGAAAATCCAGGGTTAAAAACATTACTTTCGGTAGGTGGATGGACTTTTTCCAAGAACTTTTCTAATGTTGCTGCTTCTGAGGAAACACGGCAGAGATTCGCTGCATCGGCGGTAGAGTTTATGAGAACGTATGAAATGGATGGGGTTGATATTGATTGGGAATATCCGGTTGAGGGTGGATTGGAAGGGAATGTCCATCGACCGGAGGATAAAGAAAATCATACATTATTATTACAAGCAATCCGTGATGAGTTAGATAAAGCGGAGCAAGAAGACGGCAAGCAATATGAGTTAGCCATTGCATCCAGTGCCAATCCTTCCTATTTGGAGCACAACGAATTAGACAAAATAGCAGAAATCGTCGACTTTATTGATATTATGACGTATGATTTTAACGGAAGCTGGCAGAAGACAAGTGCACACAATGCCCCTTTGTTTGCGGATCCTCAAGCTAAAGAAGCAGAGGTGCCAAGTACAGAGGTATTTAATGTCGCCACCGCCATCCAAGGGCATTTAGATGCAGGTGTTCCATCTGATAAGTTAGTGATGGGCATGCCATTTTACGGTCGATCATGGGGTGGTTGTGATGCAGATAGAGATACCCATAATGGTGGCTATTATCAGAATTGTGAAGGCGCAGGGAATGGTACATGGGAAGCCGGCGTCTATGATTATGATGATATTATCAAACATAAATTAACGGATAATCAATACACGGCCCATTGGAATGACGCTGCCAAAGTTCCGTACTTATATAATGAACAAACTGGAGAATTTATCAGCTACGATGACAAGCGTTCGATCGCAGCAAAAGTTGCCTATGTTGAAAACCTTGAGCTAGGCGGTGCCATGATATGGGAATTAAGTGCAGATCGCGAAAGCCAGTTATTAGGCTTGATCAAGAATGAGTTTTCTAATGGGACAGTGCCACCTGCACCAACCCCGCCAGACGATGGTACGATTAATAGTATGGATGATTTAGAGATTAATGGTGAGGAATATAAATATACCAATCTGGAAGATAAAGAGAGTGTAGAATTTCAAGCATCACTTATAGAGGAAATGCCTGCTAATGCCAAATTGACGATAATGTATAAAGATCTTGTCATGTCTGTACCGGTCTCTGTATTAAAAACAGGTCAAAACATTACCATTCAATTTGGTCCAGTAGAAGGTAAGATAAAAGACAAACAGGATCATTTAATCAGCAGTCTTTACGATTTGCAGCTTTTATCAGGAGAAGACAGCATAACTGACTTTGGGGAGAATTCCGTCACTTTAACCTTTGAAGTGGATGCAGAACAAGTAGACAATTGGGACGAGCTCGCTCTTTATTTGTTAGATGAAACAGGAAAGAAAACGAAAGAAAACCCTGTCAAGTATGATAAGGAAAATGCGACGGTGTCTTCAGAAGTTGCCCATTTTAGTATATATGGTGTTTTTCAAAATATAACAGAAGAGGATACAACGGACGGGAACGAGAATGAATCGGGTTCTGATAATGACAATGATGAGAGGGATTCACCAGAAGAGAATACGGATACGGAAGAAGAACCGACAGAAGCGCCTGACGAAAATGCTAACTCTGCTGATAAGGTAAAGGAAGAGAAATCTGAACAAGGAAATCAAGAGAGTCCCAAGCAGCCTGACACTAATTTGGAAAACGAAGAGGAGGGTCAGTATTTACCGAATACTGCCACCAATCAGTACAAGTTCCTGCTTGCGGGGCTGTTACTAGTGATTGCAGGGGGATCAGTCCAGTTTATTTCACCCTTACGAAAAAGATAA
- a CDS encoding PrkA family serine protein kinase — MDILRKVQEYRTTQHALKWEGTFSQYLELLKEKPYLAQSAHSRIYQMIKDQGVKDDNGVREYAFFSDQLFGLEEALEKLVEEYFHPAAKRLDVKKRILLLMGPVSGGKSTLVTLLKRGLEEYSLTDRGAVYAIKGCPMHENPLHLIPQHLRKDFEEEYGIRIEGNLSPLNRLRLEEEYGGRIEDVMVERIFFSEDNRVGIGTFSPSDPKSQDIADLTGSIDFSTIATYGSESDPRAYRFDGELNKANRGLMEFQEMLKCDEKFLWHLLSLTQEGNFKAGRFALISADEMIVAHTNESEYRSFISNKKNEALHSRMIVMPIPYNLKLDQEERIYEKMINESDIKEVHIAPHTLKIAAMFTILTRLKESKQSNISLLKKLYLYNDQDVEGFSDQDVSALKKEYSDEGMTGIDPRYVINRISSTIIRKEMEAINALDVLRSLKDGLDDHPSITNEQKEDYLDFISVARKEYDELAKKEVQKAFVYSYEESAKTLMNNYLDNVEAFCNKTKIEDPLTGEEMHPDEKLMRSIEEQIGISENAKKAFREEILIRISAYARKGKKFDYQSHERLREAIQKKLFADLKDVVKITTSTKTPDEQQLKKMNEVVATLVEEYGYTSQSANDLLRYVGSLLNR, encoded by the coding sequence ATGGATATTTTACGGAAGGTGCAAGAATATAGAACAACCCAGCATGCACTAAAATGGGAAGGTACTTTTTCACAGTATTTGGAGTTGTTGAAAGAAAAGCCTTATCTTGCTCAGTCAGCACACTCTCGAATTTATCAAATGATAAAAGATCAAGGTGTGAAAGATGACAATGGAGTGAGGGAATATGCCTTTTTTAGTGATCAATTATTCGGATTAGAAGAAGCACTAGAGAAATTAGTAGAAGAATACTTTCATCCAGCTGCGAAACGATTAGATGTTAAAAAAAGAATCTTGCTGTTAATGGGACCTGTCAGTGGTGGTAAATCCACATTAGTAACGTTGCTTAAAAGGGGATTAGAGGAGTACTCCTTGACTGACCGAGGAGCAGTTTATGCCATAAAGGGCTGTCCGATGCATGAAAATCCTTTGCATCTTATTCCGCAGCATTTAAGAAAAGATTTTGAAGAAGAGTATGGAATTCGCATCGAAGGTAACCTGTCACCTCTTAACCGATTACGATTAGAAGAAGAATATGGCGGCAGAATAGAAGATGTGATGGTGGAACGTATCTTTTTCTCAGAAGATAATCGAGTTGGCATTGGTACATTCAGTCCATCTGATCCAAAATCACAGGACATTGCTGATTTAACAGGATCGATTGATTTCTCTACGATCGCTACGTACGGATCAGAATCAGATCCACGTGCTTATCGTTTTGATGGGGAATTGAATAAGGCGAATCGCGGGCTAATGGAATTCCAGGAGATGTTGAAGTGCGATGAGAAATTCCTCTGGCACTTACTGTCTCTTACGCAGGAAGGTAATTTTAAAGCTGGTCGTTTTGCCTTGATATCAGCGGATGAAATGATCGTAGCACATACAAATGAATCGGAGTACAGATCGTTCATTTCTAATAAAAAGAATGAAGCATTACATTCCCGGATGATTGTCATGCCAATTCCGTATAATCTGAAATTAGATCAGGAAGAACGTATTTACGAAAAAATGATTAACGAAAGTGATATTAAAGAGGTTCATATTGCTCCACACACGCTCAAAATAGCAGCTATGTTCACGATTCTGACTCGCTTAAAAGAATCGAAGCAAAGTAATATCAGCTTGCTGAAGAAATTGTATTTATATAATGATCAGGATGTGGAAGGTTTTAGTGATCAGGATGTCAGTGCTTTGAAGAAAGAATATTCCGATGAAGGGATGACCGGTATTGACCCACGTTATGTCATTAATAGAATTTCTTCGACGATCATTCGTAAAGAAATGGAAGCCATTAATGCCCTGGATGTACTCCGTTCCTTGAAAGACGGCTTAGATGATCACCCGTCCATTACGAATGAGCAGAAGGAAGACTATCTTGATTTTATCTCGGTAGCGCGTAAAGAATATGATGAGCTCGCGAAAAAAGAAGTACAGAAAGCATTTGTATATTCTTACGAGGAATCTGCCAAAACGTTAATGAACAATTATCTTGATAATGTGGAGGCGTTCTGTAATAAAACGAAGATCGAGGATCCATTAACAGGTGAAGAAATGCATCCGGACGAAAAGTTAATGCGTTCGATCGAAGAACAAATCGGTATTTCTGAAAACGCGAAAAAAGCTTTCCGCGAAGAAATCTTAATTCGTATTTCTGCCTATGCAAGAAAAGGTAAAAAATTCGATTACCAATCCCATGAACGTTTACGCGAAGCGATTCAGAAGAAACTATTTGCAGATCTTAAAGACGTCGTGAAAATTACTACTTCCACGAAGACACCAGATGAGCAGCAATTGAAGAAAATGAACGAAGTAGTGGCAACCCTCGTCGAAGAATATGGCTATACATCCCAATCTGCCAATGATTTATTGCGCTATGTTGGAAGCTTGTTAAATCGCTAA
- the panF gene encoding sodium/pantothenate symporter has product MNLAATITLFGALALIFLAGLLVSRRNQSNTSFMEDYYLGGRRLGGFVLAMTMSATYGSASSFIGGPGVAYNEGLGWVLLSVIQVATGYFTLMILGKRFAITAKKYKAITMVDFLKHRYQSKWVVLLSSFSIVIFLFSTMAAQWIGAGRLIESITGLSYHSALLIFVVTVLIYVTVGGFRAVTLTDSIQGSIMVVGTIILLIAIIISGGGISAIMNDLQAENPNLITPYGADGTLSPMYVSSFWILVGVGVVALPQIVVRAMSYQNTSAFHRALIIGTIVVGVIMLNMHLIGVFARPILPDIEVADTVIPLVALEVLPGWLAGIVLAAPLAAIMSTVDSLLLLVSSTIVKDIYSNYIQPKAPVKRIRKISMTVTAVLGLIVYLIAIHPPDLIIWLNLYTIGGLEAAFIWPVVMGIYWKKGNKYGAIAAIITGMISYIAFQAFYPQPFGMHSVVSSIVLSLIAYVLATYSVKDKQTVSDSLT; this is encoded by the coding sequence ATGAATCTTGCAGCAACTATTACATTATTCGGAGCGCTTGCCTTGATATTCCTGGCGGGTTTATTGGTGAGCAGAAGAAATCAAAGCAACACTTCATTTATGGAGGATTATTATCTGGGGGGACGTCGTTTAGGCGGATTTGTGCTTGCGATGACGATGTCTGCTACATATGGAAGTGCAAGCAGCTTTATCGGCGGTCCCGGTGTTGCCTATAATGAAGGATTAGGCTGGGTACTGCTTTCTGTAATTCAAGTAGCTACCGGGTATTTTACGTTAATGATATTAGGTAAAAGGTTTGCAATTACCGCCAAAAAATATAAGGCAATTACAATGGTAGATTTTTTGAAACATCGTTATCAATCAAAATGGGTCGTCCTATTGTCCTCATTCAGTATTGTTATTTTTTTATTTTCCACCATGGCGGCACAGTGGATTGGTGCCGGACGGTTAATTGAATCGATTACAGGATTATCTTATCATTCCGCTTTACTTATTTTTGTAGTGACTGTACTAATCTATGTTACGGTCGGTGGATTTCGTGCTGTTACCTTAACGGATTCTATCCAAGGAAGCATTATGGTCGTTGGAACCATTATTTTGTTAATTGCCATTATTATTTCAGGTGGTGGCATATCAGCTATCATGAACGATTTACAGGCAGAAAACCCCAACCTGATCACTCCTTATGGTGCAGACGGTACCTTATCCCCAATGTATGTATCGTCTTTTTGGATTTTAGTTGGTGTAGGGGTTGTCGCGTTACCTCAAATAGTAGTGCGCGCGATGTCCTATCAAAATACGAGTGCTTTTCATCGTGCACTTATCATTGGAACGATCGTTGTTGGTGTTATCATGCTAAACATGCACTTAATCGGTGTATTTGCCCGTCCGATCTTGCCGGATATTGAAGTGGCCGATACGGTCATTCCGTTAGTTGCACTCGAAGTATTACCTGGCTGGCTGGCTGGGATAGTGTTAGCCGCTCCGTTAGCAGCGATTATGTCCACCGTCGATTCTTTACTTTTACTGGTAAGCTCGACGATTGTTAAAGATATTTACAGCAATTATATCCAGCCAAAAGCGCCAGTAAAAAGGATCCGAAAAATCAGTATGACAGTGACAGCAGTATTAGGTTTAATTGTATACCTGATAGCAATCCACCCGCCTGATTTAATTATCTGGTTAAACCTGTATACCATTGGCGGGTTAGAGGCAGCATTTATTTGGCCGGTAGTAATGGGAATTTATTGGAAAAAAGGTAATAAGTATGGTGCAATCGCTGCGATTATAACCGGTATGATTTCCTATATCGCATTCCAGGCGTTTTACCCACAGCCATTCGGAATGCATTCCGTTGTTTCATCGATCGTGTTATCATTGATTGCTTACGTATTAGCAACCTATAGTGTGAAGGATAAACAAACAGTCTCCGATTCACTCACATAA
- a CDS encoding YhdT family protein: MMKHHLDKRFKMANREAIIGICLVLFNFIWWFTFAYGLGSKEPDQYTFILGFPAWFFYSCIVGVILMIVLVSIVVRFFFKDFSLDDKEYDQL; the protein is encoded by the coding sequence ATGATGAAACATCACTTGGATAAACGATTTAAAATGGCAAATCGGGAGGCCATCATTGGGATATGTTTAGTACTGTTTAATTTTATCTGGTGGTTTACTTTTGCTTATGGTCTGGGTAGCAAAGAACCCGATCAATATACATTTATTTTAGGTTTTCCAGCCTGGTTTTTTTACAGTTGTATTGTTGGGGTGATCCTAATGATAGTACTGGTAAGTATCGTGGTTAGATTTTTCTTTAAGGATTTTTCGCTAGATGATAAGGAGTATGATCAGTTATGA
- a CDS encoding ROK family transcriptional regulator, translating to MLKKFLQQSSTKYIAMKQIYYFLHQNGSTTKANLVEQLKMKQTTVNRHLEQLLKDQIIQIGQYEASSGGRPPSLFEVNPEAGFIIGIDLSRTKTTLTLVNSKFDDVDHYSFMMTEQHTPAHTISILAKQIKHLLDKHQISSDMVLGIGIGTVGPIDRIEGMILEPDAFIAEGWHHIPLVKELKEKVNIDTIRIENGANLAALMSGHNCRDTILYCISGRGLRCGVVSNGSMIHNKTGDASSFGEMILDLHYGTSLASLISYDYLLKDVNRRYQEQHSRKFLDFENKKDAMDQLLTALQQGDAIVQEAVSDSAFMYGIGIANMVNVLHPDKVVLNSELTIHYQPYYQKIVETAKQHIKRIEREPVSFTMEQQRDQIISLGACALVFQGYFS from the coding sequence GTGCTAAAGAAATTTTTGCAGCAATCTTCAACAAAATACATAGCAATGAAACAAATATATTATTTTCTGCATCAGAATGGATCGACCACGAAAGCAAATCTGGTGGAACAGCTAAAGATGAAACAGACAACCGTTAACCGACATTTGGAACAATTGCTTAAAGATCAGATTATTCAAATTGGCCAGTACGAAGCATCATCTGGTGGCAGACCACCCTCTTTATTTGAGGTTAACCCAGAAGCAGGATTCATAATCGGAATTGATTTGTCGCGTACAAAAACTACATTAACTCTGGTCAATAGCAAGTTTGACGATGTTGATCACTATTCATTCATGATGACGGAACAACATACCCCTGCACATACGATCTCCATCTTGGCAAAGCAAATAAAGCATCTGCTGGACAAACACCAAATATCCAGCGATATGGTACTTGGGATCGGAATCGGTACAGTAGGGCCGATCGATAGAATAGAAGGAATGATCTTAGAACCGGATGCTTTCATAGCAGAGGGCTGGCATCATATACCTTTAGTAAAGGAACTAAAGGAAAAAGTAAATATTGATACAATTCGCATCGAAAATGGTGCGAACCTTGCTGCGTTAATGAGTGGACATAACTGTCGTGATACCATTTTGTATTGCATTAGTGGTCGTGGTTTGCGTTGTGGTGTGGTATCTAACGGCTCGATGATCCACAACAAAACTGGTGATGCAAGCTCTTTTGGCGAGATGATATTAGATCTGCATTATGGAACTTCTCTTGCATCATTAATTTCTTATGACTATTTGCTAAAAGATGTCAATCGCCGCTATCAGGAACAGCATTCCCGAAAATTTCTTGATTTTGAAAATAAAAAAGATGCTATGGATCAATTATTAACTGCGTTGCAGCAAGGAGATGCTATTGTTCAAGAGGCAGTTTCTGACTCTGCATTTATGTATGGAATAGGAATCGCGAACATGGTCAATGTTTTACATCCAGATAAAGTGGTATTGAATAGTGAACTCACCATACACTATCAACCGTATTATCAAAAAATAGTGGAGACGGCGAAGCAGCATATTAAAAGGATTGAACGGGAACCTGTCTCGTTTACGATGGAGCAGCAGCGTGATCAGATCATTTCCTTAGGTGCCTGTGCCCTTGTTTTTCAAGGCTATTTTTCCTAG